A genomic segment from Branchiostoma floridae strain S238N-H82 chromosome 7, Bfl_VNyyK, whole genome shotgun sequence encodes:
- the LOC118419814 gene encoding 60S ribosomal protein L9-like: MRTIKSSEEVKIPDGITVSVNARVVTVKGKRGTLKKSFKHLNVEMKMLGKKKLQVKKWFGNRKELACVRTVCSHVNNMIKGVTLGYRYKMRSVYAHFPINCTVSEGNSVLDIRNFLGEKVIRRVRMSEGIKVILSTAMKDELYLEGNDLEQVSRSAALVQQSTTVKNKDIRKFLDGIYVSERTTIEEAED; the protein is encoded by the exons ATGAGGACCATCAAATCAAGCGAGGAGGTGAAGATCCCCGACGGGA tCACCGTGAGTGTCAATGCCCGGGTGGTCACTGTGAAGGGCAAAAGGGGAACCCTGAAGAAAAGCTTCAAACATCTCAAT GTTGAGATGAAGATGCTTGGCAAGAAGAAGCTGCAGGTTAAGAAGTGGTTTGGAAACCGTAAGGAACTGGCCTGTGTGCGGACTGTCTGCAGCCATGTTAACAACATGATCAAGGGTGTCACACTG GGTTACCGCTACAAGATGAGGTCAGTGTACGCCCATTTCCCCATCAACTGCACCGTGTCCGAGGGGAACTCCGTCCTGGACATCAGGAACTTCCTGGGTGAGAAGGTGATCCGCCGCGTGAGGATGAGCGAAGGCATCAAAGTCATCCTCTCCACAGCCATGAAGGACGAGCTGTACCTGGAAGGGAATGATCTGGAACAGGTCTCTCGCTCAG CTGCCCTTGTCCAACAGAGCACAACTGTGAAGAACAAGGACATCCGCAAGTTCTTGGATGGAATCTACGTCTCAGAAAGGACCACCATCGAGGAGGCCGAAGACTAG